The stretch of DNA TTTCCGTTTGGTCTTACCTTGCAGCGTTTCATCATAAGAAAATTTCGATCAGAAAGAAATGTATAGGAAGAGTTCGGGTTTCAGCTGAGGCATTTTGTTCCTTCACATACCACTAGCCATATCACGAGGAGGAGGAGACAGACGGCAGCATCTACAGCGAGAATAATCCTAACTAGGCGACACCATTTCTTTTGGAAGTTCGGGTTAGTTGCCCTCGTCCTTCCCGACCCAAATTCCTTCGTTAAGGACAGTGGAGAGCCCGCTGCACCATAGCTGTTACAATCCCGGGCTCCTGAATCAACTCCCCTAGCCCTGTCCGTAGACATCCGGTGCTCCTCCATCTCGATATCCCTCATAGCAATAGCGTGctccttctttttcttcttgtcGTACTTGCCAGACTTGCTCAATAGAGGCGCTCTCGTCGAGGAACCGCCCTCGATTTGCCCGTTTGCATCGGAGGCGGAGACGTCATCTCGATTCGGGGAGGAACCACCGGCAGGCCAGTCGGTGTCACCGCCCGAGACATGCTCCAGCGAGGTAATCAGATTCCGAATGACGGGAACTAGCTGTTCCTGGACAGAACTTAGCGAGCTCAGACTCGACATGCTCCTGCTAGAACCCCTCCTCGCAAACTTCTTGAATTCGTGTCTCAGGTTCTGAAGAAACCGAAGAACTCCCGCATTTCCAAGAGCCTCCTCTGCAATTGCGAAATAAACATAGCCATCTTCCATTAGAAAACAAAACGTCATTTTACCCATCGTCTGGAAATACCATCTGTGGTGGGGAGGCGCCTTCTCTAAGCATAGCGCAGCCAAGTTCTCAATCTCAAGCCCTCCCTCATTGTATGTGTATAAAACTCGACCCCCCTTCGTTACCGAGCAATAACTAACACCTTTTTTCGATGAATCCATCTATGAAATCGACGGATTTCAATCTTCAATCTATACTACCtaatcaaatctctcaaaccACCAATACACCTCAATCTCCCTAGCACCAAGCCACCAAAACCATATCCTTCAGAATCACAATTCCACAACAATAAAGTTTCGATTTTTGGAGGAAATTTCTTCAGCAACAAGTACCTTCAGAATCACAATTTCACAACAATaaagtttcaatctttggaGGAAATTTCTTCACTAACAAGTTAAGTACAGTACTTTCAGAATCACACTCTCACAGCAATAAAGTTCCCATTTTTGTAGGAAATTAACTTAAGCAATCAAGATTTGGGAATAAAAATGGACAAGAAGATCTTCAGATAAAGAGGCAAAGACCATACAGAAAGCTAGCAATTCATCTGAAACAAGGTGGAAAAAATCCCCAAAATACCAATCCAATCCCACTGCCAAGTActcaaaatcaagaataaagtcTTTCATAACTCTATCAAGCCTGCTCTTCCCTAATCTTCCACAACCAACAAACCCATCTGCACAAGAATGCCCTATCACCATTTCAAATACCaacagaaatttaaaaaaaacaacaagaaTTATCAGATTTCTCCAGAGACCCTAAATCAAAGTTTCAGTCTTGGACTAGAATCAAAGCAAAAATCAAAAGATTAAGGCCAAAATCTTTGACCATTCAGCCAGAAAATGTTACCTGTTCGGTTCTCAAAGGCTTTGAAGCACACCCAGAGTTCAGAGAGCAgattgagagagagaaaaaggcAAAAGAAGAGCAAGTGATGAGGTCAACTGGAGGACTTATTAAAGGATGATGATGGGTTTATGGTAGATGATGAACTGATGATGAGGATTGCTGACCCAGTTCTAACTTCCAATTCCTAGTCTCGCTCAGTCCCACCGCAAGTAGGCATGCTATCTTTTCTCTCTTTACTGTTACACTGCCCTATctgattttaagaaaaattcacactttttcttttttgcaacaaaattcaaacttttttttttattggggAGTAAGAACTAAGAAAGATGTATAtatgaaaggtcatgagttcgagcctcagtggaggagatatcgaaattgactctttgtgcttcaacatgttgagaaaagtatatatgaacagatactacaatgttatagggtcagttgtattaaaaaaaaaagatgtaaaaTTTTGTCCCgaataaaagaaatataattctCGCAACTGAAATCAATTTAATAGAAATAACAAATGATGTAGCTTGTATtagaaataaattgtaattagattttgatgaaccaaaatgTAATATAGGATAAAAGTTTAGTTCCCTATTTATTGAGTCTTCTCAACAAGTCCAGGAAAATTTACTGATTATTTTTAAGTATACTTTATCTTGCATGCAACACAATTAAGTTCACACACAACTCAcgtatttctttataattttacatgttGTGAATGCACatttaattcttcatttttattatagcACTTCACTACAattattccgctgtgcatttTACTTTAGATTTATCCAAGTCTaatttaattagatttattttattaaatgaacagatactacaatgtaatagagtcaattgtattttttaaaaaaaaatattttgttaaagtgttataaattttaatttatttgaaaagtctattcactcCTCCTAAACTTTTCATCATCCAACCGAGACCAACAGCAATGTGAAGAAAGTTACTTTTCACAAATATTAAATGTGTTTTTTTGTGACAAAAAACTCACATTTTTTATGACGAAAAAAATCTCAAGCAATCAACCACTATCTAAAAATATGCATCAAGTAAATCATACCCCAACGTAATAACCCacaaaccacaaaaaaaaaaaaaaaaaaaaaaaaaaaaaaaaaaaaaaaaaaaaaaaaaaaaaaNNNNNNNNNNNNNNNNNNNNNNNNNNNNNNNNNNNNNNNNNNNNNNNNNNNNNNNNNNNNNNNNNNNNNNNNNNNNNNNNNNNNNNNNNNNNNNNNNNNNNNNNNNNNNNNNNNNNNNNNNNNNNNNNNNNNNNNNNNNNNNNNNNNNNNNNNNNNNNNNNNNNNNNNNNNNNNNNNNNNNNNNNNNNNNNNNNNNNNNNNNNNNNNNNNNNNNNNNNNNNNNNNNNNNNNNNNNNNNNNNNNNNNNNNNNNNNNNNNNNNNNNNNNNNNNNNNNNNNNNNNNNNNNNNNNNNNNNNNNNNNNNNNNNNNNNNNNNNNNNNNNNNNNNNNNNNNNNNNNNNNNNNNNNNNNNNNNNNNNNNNNNNNNNNNNNNNNNNNNNNNNNNNNNNNNNNNNNNNNNNNNNNNNNNNNNNNNNNNNNNNNNNNNNNNNNNNNNNNNNNNNNNNNNNNNNNNNNNNNNNNNNNNNNNNNNNNNNNNNNNNNNNNNNNNNNNNNNNNNNNNNNNNNNNNNNNNNNNNNNNNNNNNNNNNNNNNNNNNNNNNNNNNNNNNNNNNNNNNNNNNNNNNNNNNNNNNNNNNNNNNNNNNNNNNNNNNNNNNNNNNNNNNNNNNNNNNNNNNNNNNNNNNNNNNNNNNNNNNNNNNNNNNNNNNNNNNNNNNNNNNNNNNNNNNNNNNNNNNNNNNNNNNNNNNNNNNNNNNNNNNNNNNNNNNNNNNNNNNNNNNNNNNNNNNNNNNNNNNNNNNNNNNNNNNNNNNNNNNNNNNNNNNNNNNNNNNNNNNNNNNNNNNNNNNNNNNNNNNNNNNNNNNNNNNNNNNNNNNNNNNNNNNNNNNNNNNNNNNNNNNNNNNNNNNNNNNNNNNNNNNNNNNNNNNNNNNNNNNNNNNNNNNNNNNNNNNNNNNNNNNNNNNNNNNNNNNNNNNNNNNNNNNNNNNNNNNNNNNNNNNNNNNNNNNNNNNNNNNNNNNNNNNNNNNNNNNNNNNNNNNNNNNNNNNNNNNNNNNNNNNNNNNNNNNNNNNNNNNNNNNNNNNNNNNNNNNNNNNNNNNNNNNNNNNNNNNNNNNNNNNNNNNNNNNNNNNNNNNNNNNNNNNNNNNNNNNNNNNNNNNNNNNNNNNNNNNNNNNNNNNNNNNNNNNNNNNNNNNNNNNNNNNNNNNNNNNNNNNNaaaaaaaaaaaaaaaaaaaaaaaaaaaaaaaaaaaaaaaaaaagtaaaacacaCTAAAAACACCCTATACAACGAATTCAACCGAGAGAGTGAGACtataagtaaaattttactgATATAAAAGCACATTTGCGGTTTGCCACATTTTAACTTTCTAAATCCATGTACCAAATCAGTTATAAAAATTTTCAGGAAATGTTTAATGAACTTGAAAGGGTGAACCACATATAACATGGGGCAGCCATAGGCACTTAGGCAAATGGCAATGATACAAGCAGCTAAAACAACCCCTTTTATTTGACCAGATCCAAAATCTTACAAGTCTCAGTATcgatttaaacttttagttgagacgaaATGTATCTTTCAATTCTAACTAGCAAATTGAGACGAAATGCAACCTTCAATTCTAACCAGCAAATTGGGGACGACTCGGGTAATTTATCTCAAGGGTCATTTACAAACACATTCAAACAATACAAATTGCTACTTATCCTCCATTGTTTCACTTCTGTCATTCATAGCCTCTGAGGTTGTTTGGGTACCAACTCTCTGTTCTTCTTGGCTGTGGACTGAAGTGACTCTTTCGACGCTGGTTCCAGGCTCGGGAAGCGTTCGGCTAGCTTGAAGCGATGTGTCATCTTCGGCATTGGAAGATCGGGGGATGGTTTCTGCTCTGTTATGTGTCGTTTCGCGAGAAGGTTGAGAGGTAGCCAGGACAGAATGGCGACAGAGTGGGCAAGTTGTGCGAGTAGCCAGCCAGTGGTCGATGCAATCCATGTGAAACGTGTGCCCACAGATCGGTATTTGTTGAAGCCGATCCTCTGCTTGGTAGTCCCCTAGGCACACCGCACAtctgagagaaaaaaaaaacacagagtATGCACGATGAGCAACTAAATTTGCAAAAACGTTGGCTGCTAAGCTTAGCACAAGATTCGATTGCCCTTTTATGCACCTTCGTTCCACATGAACTATGAAGAAATGGACAGATTTCAGGAAATGAAGCAAACCTAATGTAAAAACCGAGAAAGAATCTACATTGGCTATTACCTTTTACCAAAATTGAACACGACATAATATGATCGAGCAAACAGCTTAGTCAACTTGAACAATATTAACTATTGGTGAAGAGAGTACTGAAAAAGCAGCTTCCACCACACGAGAGAATTAAAATATGCAATATAATGAAGTCCTCAGGCTACTTGAATCCTAATAATGTGTAAAGAAAGAATGGACTAAAAGCACAAAGCCACAAACTTTCAAGAGCGCAAAGTGGAGAAAATAGTGAAGGTGTATTATATACGACTATACGAGGAAACAGCATTGTTTCAAActgttattttatataaattatatcattctCGATGGCATTACAGCATGCTAGCAATTTGCAGCTTTGTATAGGTAATATAGCTCAATTTCTTTCACGTTTATTATGTTCTTACGTGTTTCCAGATGGATTATGAGAAGGTTGTGAACTCAAGAAATTCAGAACATAGTGTGATAAAAGATAAACTGCAGATTTCATGGGTGAAATGCATTTTTCTAACAGCATAGCATTGATAAACAGATATACAAGAGCAACAGAacatattttctatatatacgCATGCTTCTATAGCACGCTATTAGACATCAGCTTTTAGGGCACTTCATGGCATGGTTTATCTCTGTTACGTAAATCAGGGATAGATATTCCAGGCATAGGCAAATAGGGAGTCCTAAATAAACCTCGGTAGCTAGCATCATATATAGCCAGTATACAATTGTTTTGCCAAAACAGGGGTGTCTTATATAATAGTTGACCTTTTTAGTAAAACCAATAGGTAATAGTTGCTAATAAGTACTAATAAATATTCTATATGAACCAATTCTTGTAACTTAAAAAGCAAATATTTCTTATTTTGGTACTGCCCATATCTGCTTAACAATGCTCGTTCCACTTGAAGCTAAACTAGTTTTATATCATCAAAGCCCACTAAACTAGTTTTATATCGTCATGACATCATCACCAACTAAACTAGTTTTATATCGTTGACGCCAACTAAACTAGTTTTATATCGTCGAGGCCATCGCAGTACCAAAGACTTGCATCTAATCACATTCCAAGTATGAAACAACAACTCCCAATATCTGCTTCGCCAAGCAACTGAAGTAGTGAATGCCAAACTAACCTAATTTTATACTGTCAAGCCTGAAACAGAATCAAAATCTTGATGCTGAACAcattcctctctctctctctctcatagaGGACACAATCtcacacacaaacaaagcaattaacaaCTATCAGCATATATGGACAAATGATCATAAATGAAAAGATTCAGGAGCAACCCCAGCCAAATTGGTCGTGCtgttggcttggtaaccacaaagttCCAAATTCAACTCCCAGTGAGACTAGCCTATTCGCCTTATTGGTTGAGCCAGTCAACTATGAACAACCTGGGTTTTACTTGGGGTCCCCCTAATGGGAGCGGCCTATCATGGTTTGAGAGCCGATCAGTTATGAGTAACCTGATAACTCCTTTGATCCTTTGCAGGTTCACAAGACATGGTTTCCCTCCACATCCAAAAGATTCAAATCCAAACAGGAAAATTAATACATCCACATAGATTTATCTTAAGAATAACATAAAGcataaaagcaaaagaaaagctGTCACTTACTGAGTGTCTTTAACTGAAAAGCTCTCCTTGTACACAATAATGGGCAACATCTCCCTAATCTCCTTCTTCAATCCCAACTCACACTGCAcatacaaaacaaaacaacattaaaaaaaaaaaaaaaaaaaaaaaaaaaaccctcaaaCCCACAAATAACAAAACATCCCTCAAAGAACAATACAAAATTTTCTCATACCCTTGAAACCCCATCCACTCCGGTCTGCAATGAAGAAGCCCGCATCCTGAGAGAAGACCAATCGGCGCTTTGGCGGCGGAGATAAAAATAATAGAACAAGAAGAGGAGTAAGAAGGCGAAGAAAATGGGGACGGAAAAGATGAAAGCTTGGTAGACCTTCAGCTCCGCCGACGGCTTGGGACTCGAGCAACAACTTGCATCATAGTTAGCGGCGGAATGGAATTCATGGTCGCCGGAATAGCCTGTTGCGGCGTTGTAAGACATCACTGCACAATGCTTCACTCTTTCTCCGAATCCGAGCCCAAAAATCTCCTCCAAAGTCCCATAAAATGGGGCTTAAAAGGATGAATCTGCAATTTCAGGCCCGATTGAGACGAGGAAGTGGGGGGAGTGAAAATGGGGAAGAAATGACAAAAGGAATGGCAGATCAGgatggtatatatatagaaagagaCAAGGAGGGAAGAGAAACTGGAGTGATATGGTTTACTGATTTATCTCCCAGGTGTCAAGTTTCAGGAGAAAAGATGAGAAAAATGGAAGATTGAATGTGAGGGTTTGATTGAAATATTTGAGTACTTGACAGTTGACACTAAACAACAATGGTCAAACGCTTGTAAATAAAAAGGTATAACTCCAATCGCGAGGGTCTCATTGTTCCGTTTATAAGGTCTcgttgaaaaataaataacgGGATGTGTCTCGATGAATTAGGAATCAAGAGTTTATTGTATTGATATTTACAAAGACCTGAATGGTTGGATCTAACTTAAAATCGTGTTATAGGTAATAGTTGAATCACACACGGTGACTACCAACATTACTGATACTTACTTTACTATAACTTGTGCGCTGCTCAGCTATGTTTGGCAGACTATAAATATGAGTTGTAATTCACGACGTGCTGGCGAAGAAAATCATGCAATGTTGAAAGAGTATTTATTTAGGGGTGTTCATTTTCAGTATGTAAAGGTTAAAAACGACTCGTTAGtggttgttagaagaaattagcatgcaaaaaaaaaaagggttggGAGTTTCATTACATATGTCTATAGACAATGGTCAAACGCTTGTAAATAAAAAGGTGGAACTCCAATCTCAAGGGTCTCATTGTTTCGTTTATAAGGTCTCGTTGAAAGataaataatgagatgtgtCCCAGTAATGATACTCACAAAGGCTTGGATGCATGGATCTAACTTAAAATCGTGTTAACAGTAATAGTTGAATCCCACATTGTAACTACCAACGGTATTGATACTTACCTTACTCTAACTTTTCGCTACTCAGCTATGTTCGGTAGACTATAAATACGGATTGTAATCACAATGTGTTGGCGAAGAAAATATGCAAATATGTTGAAAGGGTATTTATTTAATAGTTTTCGGTAGGTAGAGATTAAAAACGACTTGTTAGTGGTTGTTAAAAGAGTCGATtatgcaaaaacaaaaacaaaaacaaaaacttttttTGTCATGTcacgaggtgtcctgagcaggTCATAATGGTAGACAAACGAATGAAGCCGTAGGTcaaatgtacaaaaaaacttgcATCGTTATCTAATATACGCTTTAAGCGAAGCCTACATTATGACTCTAGCAGGCAAAAAAAAACTCTCCATATAAGAACACATCTTGTGCGAGCAAGGACTCGATCATTGATTTTTGCTCCCAAATTTCACAtctgtgaccagttgagctgtcatacaaataatttttaattaattactttttaatatcttactccataataaatatatatgggtTATAAACTAATAAGACTATACGTattgaatttcaaatttaagAGCCCGAACTTAAATGAAGGAATCATATTACATACATTGATTTTATATTACATGCATCcaataaatattacaatgaaGGAATCATATTGCATACATTGATTTTATATTACATGCATccaataaatattacatatttatgcaaatttttaaatgttttcgCATTTTTATTCTCACTAACATCAAGAGTTTCCTCGATTGTGGTAATATTTCCAAATTTAACTTTGTACAATTAATTttgttgtattttgttttgttttttttttaaaaacagaAAATGCATTAATTTAGATCCAAACTAAGCGAATTACAAATTATAGTTGGAGGGATTATATTGAGAACCACTCCATATaatcaaacaaagaaataaattaaactgTTTTGTTAACAAATGAGCTGCTTGATTCGCAAATCACCTAACAAATGATAAACTAGCCTGAACAAACATGTTTATTAAGTTTTTGATGTCAACTAAAACTAAATGTTCATTAACTTCAATGGTTTAACCAAATTTAAGCAcaagtagtcatataatttgTCTACTCGGTACTATTAATTCAACAGgcaaatatatatgtaaattcatATTAATGATATCAATCTCCTATATCTAACAATTCTCAATCGCATTCAATTCCAAAGCATTAATTTTGTATCATATGCTATTTGATCAAGTTTGTAGTTACACGAGTTGTCACTTTGTTATTACTACTGTATTTAAAATTTCAGTCTAAGATAATCAATGATGTCTGTTAAATGGGATTGATAATCATCTCATGTTAGATATAAGAGATGGCATTCAAAAGTTTCAtatttattcaaaaagttaACAATAGGGAGACCGATTAGATAACATAAGactaaatttgataaaattgtaaaagtaaataaaaacgTTACGAAATTCTATGTCAAAAAGTAAATTTAGAAAAATCACCAAATTCAATGATTAAATGTAGCATTATTAACTCTTAAcatcaatataattttaaaatactaatttgtttttatttctctataaaattttattttattatatattttatgcaacaattaaaatgttttccGCATTTTTATCCTCATTAacatcatttttatataaatattattattattttaatctcatGCCTGTCTGCATATCAAACAAAACCACATTTTGGAAACTAAATGACAAAATGAGGTTGGTACAATATTAGAAATCTGATCTCTTAGAAAATTGAAGTCCCAAAAACATTTAAGTTAGTAGAATATGATTTTTGTGCTAGAAGATCATAAGTTCGATTACTGCTAATACTATTTCGAACAAACTCATCGCAGATAATTTTTCTAGTGCGATTTATCTTTACTGTATGATTTGTGAATGATTacacaaaaatatgaaatttatcTAATGCACACTTTAAGTAGTGGTACGGTTGTGAATTTTCTCCTATAAAAGTTTATAGAAATATCTTTCCAagcatacattatatattttgttgtctACCGCTTCTTATTAcaaagttttttatttatttatttccttaaATAAAAATGGTCAATCCTTATCCTATAAAGTTCCATTGAATAAGCCCATGCATGGAACAACCCTTCTTTCTCAATAAACAATACCAAAAGTCTTTTAATTCATGGGTATAAGACTAT from Ipomoea triloba cultivar NCNSP0323 chromosome 7, ASM357664v1 encodes:
- the LOC116024491 gene encoding RING-H2 finger protein ATL7-like yields the protein MSYNAATGYSGDHEFHSAANYDASCCSSPKPSAELKVYQAFIFSVPIFFAFLLLFLFYYFYLRRQSADWSSLRMRASSLQTGVDGVSRCELGLKKEIREMLPIIVYKESFSVKDTQCAVCLGDYQAEDRLQQIPICGHTFHMDCIDHWLATRTTCPLCRHSVLATSQPSRETTHNRAETIPRSSNAEDDTSLQASRTLPEPGTSVERVTSVHSQEEQRVGTQTTSEAMNDRSETMEDK
- the LOC116026153 gene encoding phytolongin Phyl1.1-like yields the protein MDSSKKGVSYCSVTKGGRVLYTYNEGGLEIENLAALCLEKAPPHHRWYFQTMGKMTFCFLMEDGYVYFAIAEEALGNAGVLRFLQNLRHEFKKFARRGSSRSMSSLSSLSSVQEQLVPVIRNLITSLEHVSGGDTDWPAGGSSPNRDDVSASDANGQIEGGSSTRAPLLSKSGKYDKKKKKEHAIAMRDIEMEEHRMSTDRARGVDSGARDCNSYGAAGSPLSLTKEFGSGRTRATNPNFQKKWCRLVRIILAVDAAVCLLLLVIWLVVCEGTKCLS